The following proteins come from a genomic window of Nocardioides albertanoniae:
- a CDS encoding DUF1972 domain-containing protein, translated as MLGTRGVPAAHGGFETAVENIGLDLVDRGWRVVVYCQDDEPGAELRTDSWKGIDRVHVPARHDGPRGTIEFDLGAVRHAAREAVLDGSVCVTFGYNTGVLNSVLRSRGVPNIVNMDGIEWKRARWSGPEKAFLWTQERAACWLGDHLIADHPEIARHLETRVRAEKITTIAYGAPTIIDAPERAVLEHGLEPGSYLTLVARPVPENSILEVVRAFSSRRWGRQLVVLGSYDREDPYQRAVLDAASDEVVFLGAIYETDIVSALRFHSVAYVHGHQVGGTNPSLVEALGCGNPVIAHDNRYNRWVAAAAALYFSDEAGVVTALEQLFSSPDLADALSRAARARHSAEFTWGQITDQYEELVRAHLPSVVEPVER; from the coding sequence ATGCTCGGGACCCGCGGTGTGCCCGCGGCGCACGGCGGTTTCGAGACCGCTGTGGAGAACATCGGGCTCGACCTGGTCGACCGCGGCTGGCGGGTCGTCGTCTACTGCCAGGACGACGAGCCCGGCGCGGAGCTGCGCACCGACTCGTGGAAGGGCATCGACCGGGTCCACGTGCCCGCCCGGCACGACGGCCCGCGCGGGACGATCGAGTTCGACCTCGGGGCCGTACGCCATGCCGCCCGCGAGGCGGTTCTCGACGGCAGCGTGTGCGTGACCTTCGGCTACAACACCGGTGTGCTCAACTCGGTGCTGCGCTCACGGGGCGTCCCCAACATCGTCAACATGGACGGCATCGAGTGGAAACGGGCCCGCTGGTCCGGCCCCGAGAAGGCGTTCCTGTGGACCCAGGAGCGGGCCGCCTGCTGGCTGGGCGACCACCTCATCGCCGATCACCCCGAGATCGCACGCCACCTGGAGACGCGGGTGCGGGCCGAGAAGATCACCACGATCGCCTACGGCGCTCCCACCATCATCGACGCCCCCGAACGAGCTGTGCTCGAGCACGGCCTGGAGCCGGGGTCCTACCTCACCCTGGTCGCGCGGCCGGTCCCGGAGAACAGCATCCTCGAGGTCGTCCGCGCGTTCTCCAGCCGCCGCTGGGGCCGTCAGCTGGTCGTCCTGGGTTCCTATGACCGCGAGGATCCCTACCAGCGCGCCGTCCTCGACGCGGCGAGCGACGAGGTCGTCTTCCTCGGCGCGATCTATGAGACCGACATCGTCTCGGCCCTGCGCTTCCACTCGGTGGCGTACGTCCACGGTCATCAGGTCGGTGGCACCAACCCGTCGCTGGTCGAGGCGCTGGGCTGCGGCAACCCCGTGATCGCCCACGACAACCGCTACAACCGCTGGGTCGCCGCCGCCGCCGCCCTCTACTTCTCCGACGAGGCCGGTGTGGTCACCGCGCTCGAGCAGCTCTTCTCCTCCCCGGACCTGGCCGACGCCCTGTCTCGTGCCGCCCGCGCCCGGCACTCCGCCGAGTTCACCTGGGGCCAGATCACCGACCAGTACGAGGAGCTCGTCCGCGCCCATCTGCCATCGGTGGTCGAGCCTGTCGAGCGGTGA
- a CDS encoding nucleotidyltransferase family protein, whose translation MSVGGRRTRHERMLEAALVALCTGAPVDLSEDVVSPEDLAAAARFHRIAPLAHARLAAGHPGYAAGLLLDRHLAMMRHLRASTAIGVVARALDDVPWLVYKGPALSEVAHPVPGLRSYGDIDLLVPPDQLRNAVERLAGAGWSAVRKVDWFRLDVVPGEVDLMRPGWESLDLHWSPMLTRALRTRFPVSTEEVVARRTALDLGGVPAWTMDAADTLVHVCYHGAGTGAVKLGYLVDADRAANRVEDWDVVVARARASGTAGHLLVVLARAHAVLGTPLPDRLAHDLGLGTGFKALQRMVDAWWPVPGPVEVSTPAGYLAQGVGRGATSSLGGATGRAARNLRLRMVRSAVTRHGTRAPFGDELLATYLAAVEAEAARPTPSRTAPARPEGKGGPAGTTATWTGTRSTRSPI comes from the coding sequence GTGAGCGTGGGAGGACGACGTACGCGGCACGAGCGGATGCTCGAGGCAGCGCTGGTGGCTCTGTGCACCGGCGCGCCGGTCGACCTGTCCGAGGACGTCGTGTCACCCGAGGACCTGGCCGCCGCTGCCCGGTTCCACCGGATCGCGCCGCTGGCCCACGCCCGCCTCGCCGCCGGTCATCCGGGGTACGCCGCCGGGCTGCTGCTCGACCGGCATCTGGCGATGATGCGCCACCTGCGTGCGTCGACCGCGATCGGTGTGGTGGCCCGGGCTCTGGATGATGTGCCGTGGCTGGTCTACAAGGGGCCAGCGCTCTCCGAGGTCGCCCACCCGGTGCCCGGACTGAGGTCGTACGGCGACATCGACCTGCTCGTGCCCCCGGACCAGCTGAGGAACGCGGTCGAGCGGCTCGCCGGTGCCGGGTGGTCGGCGGTCCGGAAGGTCGACTGGTTCCGTCTCGACGTGGTGCCGGGTGAGGTGGACCTGATGCGCCCCGGATGGGAGTCGCTCGACCTGCACTGGTCGCCGATGCTCACCCGCGCGCTGCGGACGCGGTTCCCGGTGTCCACCGAGGAGGTCGTCGCCCGACGTACGGCCCTCGATCTCGGCGGTGTGCCCGCCTGGACGATGGATGCCGCCGACACGCTGGTGCACGTCTGCTATCACGGTGCCGGGACGGGTGCGGTGAAGCTCGGGTATCTCGTCGACGCCGACCGAGCCGCGAACCGGGTCGAGGACTGGGACGTGGTGGTCGCCCGGGCCCGTGCCTCCGGGACCGCCGGGCACCTTCTCGTGGTCCTCGCCCGCGCTCATGCGGTGCTGGGGACCCCGCTGCCGGATCGCCTGGCCCATGACCTCGGTCTGGGGACCGGGTTCAAGGCGCTGCAACGGATGGTCGACGCCTGGTGGCCCGTGCCGGGGCCTGTCGAGGTCTCGACGCCGGCCGGCTACCTGGCTCAAGGGGTCGGCCGCGGCGCCACGTCCAGCCTCGGCGGTGCGACCGGCCGTGCGGCGCGCAACCTGCGCCTGCGGATGGTCCGGTCGGCCGTCACCCGGCACGGCACCAGGGCACCCTTCGGTGACGAGCTGCTGGCGACCTATCTCGCGGCGGTCGAGGCCGAGGCCGCGAGGCCCACCCCGTCACGTACGGCGCCCGCCAGGCCGGAGGGGAAGGGAGGCCCGGCCGGGACGACGGCGACATGGACCGGGACCCGTTCGACCAGATCGCCGATCTGA
- a CDS encoding asparagine synthase-related protein, giving the protein MTVRRDPGAAITGRTRVPTQSTYLRCTPLEAAAGWAHGREPRPPLPHDVPAPRAALDDVIRPSLLEGPCYVTFSGGRDSSAILAAATDLARREGLALPVPVTRVYPNLPDTDESQWQRMVIDHLGLPEWVRFEFRDGESDLLGDAALAGLRRRGPIWPPALHAHDAVFGRLGQGALLTGEGGDAVLGARRIAAITLIRRTRRAPRQLLLPALRSVLPRPLLRHAMTRMARSSDQARWLRPEAMAEHVRRVAEDAAAEPLRYSSSVWAIPGWRSFATIRHNHATAAAEHGLRAVDPLLEDLFVASLARAGNILGFGDRTLTMWSLFSDLLPPAVLSRSTKAAFNHAHTGERTRDFARAWDGHGIDETLVDPERLRQVWLSEEPTMATGTLLHQAWLASHPGPPVPGAVR; this is encoded by the coding sequence ATGACCGTCCGTAGGGACCCGGGTGCGGCCATCACCGGCCGCACCCGGGTCCCTACGCAGTCGACCTACCTGCGCTGCACTCCGCTGGAGGCCGCGGCCGGCTGGGCCCACGGCCGCGAGCCACGGCCGCCGCTGCCGCACGACGTGCCGGCACCGCGAGCCGCCCTCGACGACGTCATCCGCCCGAGTCTGCTCGAGGGCCCCTGCTACGTGACCTTCTCGGGCGGGCGCGACTCCTCCGCGATCCTGGCCGCGGCCACCGACCTCGCCCGGCGCGAGGGGCTGGCCCTGCCGGTCCCGGTCACCCGGGTCTACCCGAACCTCCCCGACACCGACGAGTCGCAGTGGCAGCGCATGGTGATCGACCATCTCGGGTTGCCGGAGTGGGTCCGCTTCGAGTTCCGTGACGGCGAGTCGGACCTGCTCGGCGACGCGGCCCTCGCCGGCCTGCGCCGGCGAGGCCCGATCTGGCCACCGGCTCTGCACGCCCACGACGCGGTGTTCGGCCGCCTCGGGCAGGGTGCCCTGCTGACCGGCGAGGGCGGCGACGCGGTGCTCGGCGCGCGTCGCATCGCCGCGATCACCCTGATCCGGCGCACCCGCCGAGCGCCCCGACAGCTGCTGCTCCCGGCGCTGCGCTCGGTGCTCCCCCGGCCGCTGCTGAGACATGCGATGACCCGGATGGCCCGCTCCTCCGACCAGGCACGGTGGCTGCGTCCCGAGGCGATGGCCGAGCACGTACGCCGCGTGGCCGAGGATGCCGCCGCCGAGCCGTTGCGCTACTCGTCCTCGGTATGGGCGATCCCGGGTTGGCGCTCGTTCGCCACCATCCGGCACAACCACGCCACCGCCGCCGCCGAGCACGGGTTGCGGGCCGTCGACCCGCTCCTCGAGGACCTTTTCGTCGCCTCCCTCGCCCGTGCCGGCAACATCCTCGGCTTCGGTGACCGCACGCTGACGATGTGGTCGCTCTTCTCCGACCTGCTGCCGCCCGCGGTGTTGTCCCGGTCGACGAAGGCCGCCTTCAACCATGCCCACACCGGCGAGCGGACCCGCGACTTCGCGCGCGCCTGGGACGGTCACGGCATCGACGAGACGTTGGTCGACCCCGAGCGGCTGCGCCAGGTCTGGCTCTCCGAGGAGCCCACGATGGCGACCGGAACGCTGCTGCACCAGGCGTGGCTCGCCTCGCACCCTGGACCTCCTGTTCCGGGAGCGGTCCGATGA
- a CDS encoding lasso RiPP family leader peptide-containing protein: MQKAYVSPTLTKVGTVKDLTLGEGLQGSDDTFVFNWGPFHIVIPYGNGS; this comes from the coding sequence ATGCAGAAGGCCTACGTCTCGCCCACTCTCACCAAGGTGGGCACCGTGAAGGACCTGACTCTCGGTGAGGGACTGCAGGGATCCGACGACACGTTCGTGTTCAACTGGGGCCCGTTCCACATCGTGATTCCGTACGGGAACGGATCATGA
- a CDS encoding glycosyltransferase family 4 protein → MIKAAHGVNEGVARTHVLIIVQNLPVPLDRRVWLECQALVARGYEVSVICPKGPGDPGRQQISGVRIYKYLPAPQARGVLGYLLEFVYCWIRTALLANKVWRDRPFSIMQACNPPDTYWLLARIWKRRGVRFVFDQHDLNPELFLSRFGTPTSLSGRAQLAVLRWLEKQTYATADRVISTNESYRRIAITRGGIDPAHVTVVRSGPDTSVMRPMRPQVPEPGVSASRHTLVYLGIMGPQDGVDTVLEVMEELVHGRGRRDVDAVLMGFGDCLEDLERRCTELGLDDLVTFTGRAGSELIGRHLSAATIGLCPDLKTPLNDFSTMNKTMEYMAYALPSVSFDLVETRVSAEDAALFVPSGDVAAFTDAVESLLDDPELRVELALRARERAAKVLDWSPQSAAYVQVYDAMCAVGEAPAMVDGFEYVDLDDPDALRQFVLTRGPA, encoded by the coding sequence ATGATCAAGGCTGCTCATGGGGTCAACGAAGGCGTCGCGAGGACGCATGTGCTGATCATCGTGCAGAACCTCCCGGTGCCGCTGGACCGACGTGTCTGGCTGGAGTGCCAGGCGCTGGTCGCTCGCGGCTACGAGGTCAGCGTGATCTGCCCGAAGGGTCCCGGCGACCCGGGGCGGCAGCAGATCAGCGGCGTACGCATCTACAAGTATCTGCCCGCTCCCCAGGCCCGCGGGGTGCTCGGCTACCTGCTCGAGTTCGTCTACTGCTGGATCCGGACGGCGTTGTTGGCGAACAAGGTCTGGCGGGACCGTCCGTTCAGCATCATGCAGGCCTGCAACCCGCCCGACACCTACTGGCTCCTGGCCCGCATCTGGAAGCGCCGTGGGGTCCGGTTCGTCTTCGACCAGCACGACCTCAACCCCGAGCTCTTCCTCTCCCGGTTCGGCACGCCGACGTCCCTCTCCGGCCGCGCGCAGCTGGCCGTGCTGCGCTGGCTCGAGAAGCAGACGTACGCCACCGCCGACCGGGTCATCTCGACCAACGAGTCCTATCGGAGGATCGCGATCACCCGAGGCGGCATCGACCCTGCGCACGTGACCGTGGTCCGCAGCGGACCGGACACCTCCGTGATGCGCCCGATGCGACCGCAGGTCCCGGAGCCCGGCGTCAGCGCGAGCCGGCACACCTTGGTCTACCTCGGCATCATGGGGCCGCAGGACGGCGTCGACACGGTGCTCGAGGTCATGGAGGAGCTCGTCCACGGCCGCGGGCGGCGTGACGTCGACGCCGTGCTGATGGGCTTCGGCGACTGCCTCGAGGACCTCGAGCGCCGCTGCACCGAGCTGGGGCTCGACGACCTGGTGACCTTCACCGGGCGGGCCGGCTCGGAGCTGATCGGACGCCACCTCAGCGCCGCCACGATCGGCCTGTGTCCCGACCTGAAGACACCGCTCAACGACTTCTCGACGATGAACAAGACGATGGAGTACATGGCGTACGCCCTGCCGTCGGTCTCCTTCGACCTGGTCGAGACGCGGGTCTCGGCCGAGGACGCCGCACTCTTCGTCCCTTCGGGGGACGTGGCCGCGTTCACCGACGCCGTCGAGTCTCTGCTGGACGACCCCGAGCTGCGGGTCGAGCTCGCGCTGCGGGCGCGGGAGCGCGCGGCGAAGGTGCTGGACTGGAGCCCGCAGTCGGCGGCGTACGTGCAGGTCTACGACGCCATGTGCGCGGTCGGTGAGGCCCCGGCCATGGTCGACGGGTTCGAGTATGTCGACCTGGACGATCCCGACGCCCTGCGTCAGTTCGTGCTGACCCGAGGACCCGCCTGA
- a CDS encoding PqqD family protein: MKLDSQRITWREIDGELVILDLAASTYLTTNETGTALLKELVEERSTEELVEVLMSAFDVTSETAVADVRAFVEDLDRNGLLAQASQLERR, translated from the coding sequence ATGAAGCTGGACAGCCAGAGAATCACGTGGCGAGAGATCGATGGCGAGCTGGTGATCCTGGACCTGGCTGCCTCCACCTACCTGACGACGAACGAGACCGGCACGGCGCTGCTCAAGGAGCTGGTCGAGGAGCGGAGCACCGAGGAGCTGGTCGAGGTGCTGATGAGCGCCTTCGACGTCACCTCGGAGACAGCCGTTGCCGACGTACGAGCGTTCGTCGAGGATCTCGACCGGAACGGCCTGCTGGCGCAGGCCTCTCAGCTCGAGAGGAGGTGA
- a CDS encoding MFS transporter: MPPAPDPERPPVWISIASFVSSFDRFVVSPILVLVAATFEVSVGQAVAIASGYYLAYGLCQPLWGALSDRFGRVRLMQGALVGAGIAGLVSAAAPNLITLVVVRVVAGAFFGAIVPTSLTYVGDTVSATHRQRALSDLMAAMAVGTALAAAAAGITGQLAGWRVVFAVPAVVALVSAWGLRALAEPPRSATGGVAASFRAALSNRWVIVVGVLVFVEGGLVLGVLTLLAPALQAQGVDAARAGLAAAAYGIAVLLSSQVLKALTRRVPRWALMAIGGVALTLGYAIATMSVSVPTIIGIVVTLGITWAFLHTSLQTWATSIVPEARGTVVACFAASLFIGSSVAAVVAGPAADHDQWHILFTVCAITAAVLTVACVIAYRAYAAREPEPAAAGIATDV, translated from the coding sequence GTGCCCCCAGCCCCAGACCCCGAACGCCCACCGGTCTGGATCTCCATAGCCTCGTTCGTGAGCAGCTTCGACCGGTTCGTCGTGAGCCCGATCCTGGTCCTCGTCGCAGCGACGTTCGAGGTCTCGGTCGGGCAGGCGGTGGCGATCGCGAGCGGCTACTACCTGGCCTACGGACTCTGTCAGCCGTTGTGGGGCGCCCTCTCGGACAGGTTCGGTCGGGTGCGGCTGATGCAAGGGGCGCTCGTCGGGGCGGGCATCGCCGGGCTGGTCTCGGCGGCGGCGCCGAACCTGATCACGCTGGTGGTGGTGCGAGTCGTCGCGGGAGCGTTCTTCGGGGCGATCGTGCCGACGTCGTTGACGTACGTCGGGGACACCGTCTCCGCGACCCACCGGCAGCGCGCGCTCTCGGATCTGATGGCGGCGATGGCGGTCGGGACGGCGCTGGCCGCAGCGGCGGCGGGGATCACCGGTCAGCTGGCCGGGTGGCGAGTGGTGTTCGCGGTGCCGGCGGTCGTGGCGCTGGTCAGCGCCTGGGGTCTGCGCGCTCTCGCCGAGCCGCCGCGGAGCGCGACCGGTGGTGTCGCGGCCTCGTTCCGGGCCGCGCTCAGCAACCGCTGGGTCATCGTGGTCGGCGTGCTCGTCTTCGTCGAGGGCGGCCTGGTGCTCGGCGTCCTCACGCTCCTCGCCCCAGCCTTGCAGGCCCAGGGTGTCGACGCGGCGCGAGCGGGGCTCGCGGCGGCTGCGTACGGCATCGCGGTGCTGCTCTCCTCACAGGTCCTCAAGGCCCTGACCCGACGGGTCCCGCGCTGGGCACTGATGGCGATCGGAGGCGTGGCCCTGACCCTCGGGTACGCCATCGCGACGATGAGCGTCTCGGTGCCGACCATCATCGGGATCGTGGTGACGCTCGGGATCACCTGGGCGTTCCTGCACACCTCGCTCCAGACCTGGGCCACCTCGATCGTCCCCGAGGCGCGCGGCACCGTCGTCGCCTGCTTCGCCGCCTCCCTGTTCATCGGCAGCTCCGTCGCGGCCGTCGTCGCCGGTCCCGCTGCCGACCACGACCAGTGGCACATCCTCTTCACGGTCTGCGCCATCACCGCCGCCGTCCTGACGGTGGCCTGCGTGATCGCCTACCGCGCCTACGCCGCCCGCGAGCCCGAGCCTGCGGCCGCCGGCATCGCCACCGACGTCTAG
- a CDS encoding glycosyltransferase: MSGPATNDPLTSDLAMSDLARLAVVVVSYGDPALLERHTTQVAEALQPARVVVVDNHSSDANRDAVRALCEREGWTGVFPGTNTGFGAGCNLGAAAALDAGAEVLLFLNPDATVDADSALRLMAAVDAEPLLLAGPTVLGPGGEVASAGIDLDLSTGTMRPWRRRAQRTTAQHPEEDTLPWVTGACFAVTRELWARLAGFDERYFLYWEDVDLCARTRAFGGRVAVVDGATAVHSGGGTQRPEGSRAKSPAYYYFNIRNRALFARTWLSEERELAWRRGAVGAAYEILMRGGRRQLLHPVRPISAVVRGLRDGRRDRPVRVLESVRELRATTNPYIVQLVETLRRRDDTEVALFGFARAVVGRYDVFHVHWPELLLTSARTPLRRLARRLLTTAFVARLRLTRTPVVRTWHNLVRPDGLTRWDHRLLDALERRTRHVIRLTDQTAPPLDVPTSTIVHGHYRDWFASEVSTSSTTGSTTGSTTGSTTRQPRRVLYFGLIKPYKGVEQLLEAVADSPGADLDVRLVGSPSDAALADRVRAAVAADARVSAELSYADDATLAAEVGAAELVVLPYKAMHNSGALLLALSLDTPVLAPDNEVNRRLADEVGAGWLHLFDGTLTIEDLERALKAVATNPPAARPDLSAREWPESAALHAAAFRASLYP; the protein is encoded by the coding sequence ATGAGCGGCCCCGCGACCAACGACCCCCTGACCAGCGATCTCGCGATGAGCGACCTCGCCAGGCTTGCCGTGGTCGTGGTCAGCTACGGCGACCCGGCATTGCTGGAGCGGCACACGACCCAGGTCGCCGAGGCGCTTCAGCCGGCCCGGGTCGTCGTGGTCGACAACCACTCCAGCGATGCCAACCGCGACGCGGTCCGTGCTCTGTGCGAGCGCGAGGGCTGGACCGGGGTGTTCCCGGGCACCAACACCGGTTTCGGCGCGGGCTGCAACCTGGGCGCCGCGGCCGCCCTCGACGCCGGCGCCGAGGTGCTGCTCTTCCTCAACCCTGATGCCACGGTCGACGCCGATTCGGCGCTACGTCTCATGGCAGCCGTCGACGCCGAGCCGCTCCTGCTCGCGGGCCCGACGGTGCTCGGCCCCGGCGGCGAGGTCGCGTCCGCGGGGATCGACCTCGATCTGAGCACCGGCACGATGCGTCCGTGGCGGCGCCGTGCCCAACGCACCACGGCTCAGCATCCGGAGGAGGACACGCTGCCATGGGTGACCGGGGCCTGCTTCGCGGTCACCCGTGAGCTGTGGGCACGGCTGGCCGGCTTCGACGAGCGCTACTTCCTCTACTGGGAGGACGTCGACCTGTGCGCGCGGACCCGAGCGTTCGGCGGACGGGTCGCGGTCGTCGACGGCGCCACGGCGGTCCACTCCGGCGGCGGCACCCAGCGGCCGGAGGGTTCCCGCGCCAAGTCGCCGGCCTACTACTACTTCAACATCCGCAACCGTGCCCTCTTCGCCCGGACCTGGCTCAGCGAGGAGCGCGAGCTGGCCTGGCGTCGCGGGGCGGTCGGGGCTGCGTACGAGATCTTGATGAGGGGTGGCCGCCGTCAGCTCCTGCACCCGGTGCGGCCAATCTCCGCCGTCGTCCGTGGCCTGCGCGACGGCCGCCGGGACCGGCCGGTCCGGGTCCTGGAGTCGGTCCGGGAGCTGCGCGCGACGACCAACCCCTACATCGTCCAGCTCGTCGAGACGCTGAGGCGGAGGGACGACACCGAGGTCGCGCTGTTCGGCTTCGCGCGGGCCGTCGTGGGTCGCTACGACGTCTTCCACGTGCACTGGCCCGAGCTGCTGCTGACGTCGGCACGTACGCCCCTGCGCCGGCTCGCCCGCCGCCTGCTCACCACCGCGTTCGTCGCGCGGCTCCGGCTGACCCGGACCCCGGTCGTACGCACCTGGCACAACCTCGTCCGACCCGACGGCCTGACCCGCTGGGACCATCGGCTCCTCGACGCGCTCGAGCGTCGGACCAGGCACGTCATCCGGCTCACCGACCAGACCGCTCCCCCGCTCGACGTGCCAACCTCGACGATCGTCCACGGGCACTATCGGGACTGGTTCGCCTCGGAGGTCTCGACAAGCTCGACCACAGGTTCGACCACTGGATCGACCACCGGATCGACCACCCGGCAGCCGAGGCGGGTGCTCTACTTCGGTCTGATCAAGCCCTACAAGGGCGTCGAGCAGCTCCTGGAGGCGGTCGCCGACAGCCCGGGGGCAGACCTGGACGTACGCCTCGTCGGCTCACCCTCCGACGCCGCCCTCGCCGATCGGGTCCGCGCCGCGGTGGCGGCCGACGCCCGGGTGAGCGCCGAGCTGAGCTATGCCGATGACGCCACTCTGGCCGCCGAGGTCGGTGCCGCCGAGCTCGTGGTGCTGCCCTACAAGGCGATGCACAACTCCGGCGCGCTGCTGCTGGCGCTCTCCCTCGACACCCCGGTCCTGGCCCCCGACAACGAGGTCAACCGTCGTCTCGCCGACGAGGTCGGCGCGGGGTGGCTGCACCTCTTCGACGGCACGCTCACCATCGAGGACCTGGAGCGAGCGTTGAAGGCGGTCGCCACGAACCCGCCTGCCGCGCGGCCCGACCTCTCGGCGCGGGAGTGGCCTGAGTCGGCGGCGCTCCACGCCGCGGCGTTCCGGGCGTCGTTGTATCCGTAG
- a CDS encoding lasso peptide biosynthesis B2 protein — MIRPAGWRPAELPWLVAALLLALVVEAGLRLLSLPRLAALLGVPLDLESAPAAPARNLLPARLQVRLHAVRRVLRHWPFGDTCLRHALVAGSLMRRLDPVLQVGVARSADEVRAHAWLLVNGAIIDPWFAVASYLPLAAPGQETRR; from the coding sequence ATGATCCGCCCGGCCGGGTGGCGACCGGCCGAGCTGCCGTGGCTGGTCGCCGCGCTCCTGCTCGCGCTGGTCGTCGAGGCCGGCCTCCGGCTGCTGAGCCTGCCTCGCCTGGCGGCGCTGCTCGGCGTACCTCTTGACCTGGAGTCCGCCCCGGCGGCGCCGGCGAGGAACCTCCTTCCGGCCCGCCTCCAGGTGCGCCTGCACGCCGTGCGGCGGGTCCTGCGCCACTGGCCGTTCGGCGACACCTGCCTGCGGCATGCTCTGGTGGCTGGTTCGCTGATGCGACGCCTCGATCCGGTGCTACAGGTCGGCGTCGCCCGCAGCGCGGACGAGGTGCGGGCCCATGCCTGGCTGCTCGTGAACGGGGCGATCATCGACCCGTGGTTCGCGGTCGCCTCCTACCTGCCGCTCGCGGCACCAGGACAGGAGACAAGACGATGA
- a CDS encoding CDP-alcohol phosphatidyltransferase family protein has product MAATGAERAPGGFRTHLAALARAQKPSLNTAAYARLVNRPAGRVAAAAAHTIGATPNQVTALSATLSAAGLAVLALVDPRWWTGVVVAVLLAAGYALDAADGQLARLRGEGSRSGEWLDHTIDCFKTAILHLAVLVSWYRFGPATDGWLLVPLGFEVVAVVTYFGLILMPTLRPAPPEVISTGSTTGAQEHPLRKWALLPMDYGAQCWMFVLLGFGVVFQAVYVLVFACNAAALAIALRKWWRELRALDASPPVSS; this is encoded by the coding sequence ATGGCCGCGACCGGCGCCGAACGCGCCCCAGGCGGGTTCCGTACGCATCTGGCGGCGCTCGCCAGGGCCCAGAAGCCCTCGCTGAACACCGCGGCCTACGCGCGGCTCGTCAACCGACCCGCCGGCCGGGTCGCCGCGGCGGCCGCGCACACGATCGGGGCCACCCCGAACCAGGTCACGGCGCTGAGCGCGACCCTCTCGGCCGCCGGGCTCGCCGTGCTCGCGCTGGTCGATCCGCGCTGGTGGACGGGAGTCGTGGTCGCGGTGCTGCTGGCCGCGGGCTACGCCCTCGACGCCGCCGACGGGCAGCTCGCCCGACTGCGCGGCGAGGGGTCACGCTCGGGTGAGTGGCTGGACCACACCATCGACTGCTTCAAGACCGCGATCCTACATCTGGCGGTGCTCGTGTCCTGGTATCGCTTCGGTCCGGCCACCGACGGCTGGCTGCTGGTGCCGCTCGGCTTCGAGGTCGTCGCCGTGGTGACGTACTTCGGACTGATCCTGATGCCGACGCTGCGGCCGGCACCCCCGGAGGTCATCTCGACAGGCTCAACCACCGGGGCCCAGGAACACCCGCTGCGCAAGTGGGCGCTGCTGCCGATGGACTACGGCGCCCAGTGCTGGATGTTCGTGCTGCTCGGATTCGGGGTGGTCTTCCAGGCGGTGTACGTCCTGGTCTTCGCCTGCAACGCCGCCGCGCTGGCCATCGCACTGCGCAAGTGGTGGCGTGAGCTGCGCGCGCTCGACGCCTCGCCGCCGGTCTCGTCATGA